A genomic region of Metopolophium dirhodum isolate CAU chromosome 1, ASM1992520v1, whole genome shotgun sequence contains the following coding sequences:
- the LOC132934286 gene encoding uncharacterized protein LOC132934286 — protein MDNEKCLVLIRLYGAKDFLLNSKSPLYHNKTVREDAWNEISSLMNLPVAELKKKMTTLQASYRREKSRVAKSLITGSGTHQVYVSKWFAFDEFNFMKDKDIPNETSDTMSELENVS, from the exons ATGGATAATGAAAAGTGTCTAGTTTTAATTCGATTGTATGGCGCTAAAGATTTTTTGTTGAACAGTAAATCTCCACTTTACCACAATAAGACTGTAAGGGAAGATGCGTGGAATGAAATAAGTTCACTAATGAACTTACCTGTTGCTgaactaaagaaaaaaatgaccACCCTTCAAGCATCTTACAGAAGAGAAAAATCCAGAGTAGCAAAAAGCCTCATTACTGGTTCTG gtacacaTCAAGTTTACGTATCAAAGTGGTTTGCTTTTgacgaatttaattttatgaaagaTAAAGACATACCTAATGAAACATCCGACACAATGTCGGAGCTGGAAAatgtaagttaa
- the LOC132951136 gene encoding uncharacterized protein LOC132951136, producing the protein MNRKTSAIWDYFTIVENDRAKCNFCKIVLKFNQSSTTNLLRHIRSKHVTIDLSKRRRPNDDVDEENIDDPSPMSIQNPSTSISLDRECPPLVHQPTRSQQQQISNFLRKPVSASKRQLIDQQLMIMNLRNL; encoded by the exons atgaatcgtAAGACCAGTGCAATTTGGgattattttacaatagttgAAAACGATAGagctaaatgtaatttttgtaaaatagtgcTTAAATTTAACCAATCGTCAACAACTAATTTATTAAGACATATTAGATCAAAACATGTAACAATTGATTTGTCTAAACGAAGAAGGCCAAATGATGACGTGGACGAAGAAAACATAGACGATCCTTCTCCAATGTCCATTCAAAACCCGTCAACTTCAATTTCTTTGGATAGAGAATGTCCCCCTCTTGTTCACCAGCCAACACGAAGTCAACAACAACAGATTTCTAATTTTCTTCGCAAACCAGTTTCAGCATCTAAAAGACAGTTGATTGATCAACAG TTGATGATAATGAATTTAAGAAACTTATAA
- the LOC132933651 gene encoding uncharacterized protein LOC132933651: protein MAQVKECIQKAYECSKVRDTVVPKSCLRKQSKHNCRCKSITACKALKNEYKYVQPCRPDLCIPAPQTHLSDARFADDSIYSRSFYQHDVCRAKPVIHPDHIVMAGEFQDETVHKLSYPVQCAPVVQKITPKDHCLTGTGPMRLITTQQHDYYGPCDAGRRKNIIPISNLIRSECPMAGLTTTNLSYQPVCAGPMENYKPHTCYTVPVEGMDMNTVQRCSYKLVEPNEKLPTPWAEKLEYCKPDDAIECCTVYNYSYKEPGAYMLDDGCGNTLDIVAESTLENCCPPSCLADNVDDEFKSRFIKAHQFDD from the exons ATGGCTCAAGTAAAAGAATGTATACAAAAAGCATATGAA TGTTCGAAAGTACGTGACACCGTCGTTCCGAAAAGCTGTTTACGCAAACAATCCAAGCATAATTGCAGATGTAAAAGTATCACAGCTTGCAAAGCATTAAag aatgaaTACAAGTACGTGCAGCCATGTCGGCCGGATCTGTGTATACCAGCACCg CAAACTCACCTGAGCGATGCGCGGTTCGCTGACGATTCCATCTACAGTCGTTCATTCTACCAACACGACGTCTGTCGTGCCAAGCCTGTCATACATCCTGACCATATAGTAATGGCCGGTGAATTTCAGGACGAAACGGTGCACAAG TTGAGTTACCCAGTACAATGTGCGCCAGTTGTGCAAAAAATCACGCCTAAGGACCATTGTTTGACGGGCACGGGACCAATGCGGCTGATAACCACTCAACAACATGATTATTACGGGCCATGCGATGCTGGCCGCCGAAAGAACATTATACCGATAAGCAATCTTATCCGGTCTGAATGTCCGATGGCGGGGTTGACCACGACTAACTTATCGTACCAGCCGGTGTGCGCCGGGCCGATGGAGAATTACAAACCACACACCTG TTATACCGTTCCTGTGGAAGGCATGGATATGAATACCGTGCAAAGATGCAGCTACAAACTTGTCGAACCCAATGAAAAACTGCCTACTCCGTGGGCAGAAAAACTGGAATATTGTAAGCCGGATGACGCAATAGAATGCTGTACGGTGTACAACTATAG ctataaggaACCGGGTGCATATATGTTGGACGATGGTTGTGGCAACACGCTTGATATTGTCGCAGAAAGTACTTTag AAAACTGTTGTCCGCCTAGCTGCTTGGCTGATAATGTGGATGACGAATTTAAATCGCGATTCATTAAGGCTCATCAGTTTGATGATTAA
- the LOC132937066 gene encoding uncharacterized protein LOC132937066, protein MPKRRCSFNLKLKTQFPNLRDADEIGKVLCTECKSVFSIEHGGISDIKQHLQKRKHVLAVSSSSSANKLASYFINKGKSGLSDESKHIAAEEGMFAFDTIMHNHSIRSMDCTSSLIKKMHDKKFSCARTKCELIISKVIAPFAMEQVLEELKNTKFATLMVDTSNHKNLKLVPILIRYFNPKEGVQVKVLEFTNLQGETADILTKYIMDVLKKYNLSDKIVAFSGDNCNTNFGGVERKGIKNVYAILNENLKTNISGIGCAAHILHNAMQTCTDILPIDIQSIVNKIFQFFHIYTVHEEQFKEFCDFVNVEFKNIWALLKHDGYLCYQLLLEF, encoded by the coding sequence aTGCCCAAAAGACGATGTAgttttaatctaaaattaaaaacgcaGTTTCCTAATTTAAGAGATGCTGACGAAATAGGGAAAGTTCTGTGTACCGAGTGTAAATCTGTATTCTCAATAGAACATGGTGGGATATCAGATATCAAACAGCACTTACAAAAACGCAAACATGTATTGGCCGTGTCTAGTTCTAGCAGTGCTAATAAATTAGcgtcatattttatcaataaaggAAAATCTGGGCTATCAGATGAGAGCAAACATATTGCGGCAGAAGAAGGTATGTTTGCTTTTGATACTATAATGCACAATCATTCTATTCGATCCATGGATTGTACGTCctcactgataaaaaaaatgcacgataaaaaattttcttgtGCTCGAACGAAATGTGAAttgattatttcaaaagtaattgCCCCTTTTGCAATGGAACAAGTTTTAGAAgagttaaaaaatactaaatttgcAACACTTATGGTGGATACATCAAATCACAAAAATCTAAAACTTGTACCAATTCTTATCCGATATTTTAATCCCAAAGAAGGTGTACAAGTCAAAGTTTtagaatttacaaatttacaaggTGAAACCGCggatattttaactaaatacataatggatgttttaaaaaaatataatctatccGATAAAATAGTTGCCTTTTCGGGTGATAATTGTAATACGAATTTCGGTGGCGTCGAAAGAAAAggcataaaaaatgtttatgcaattcttaacgaaaatttaaaaacaaatatttcaggCATTGGTTGTGCGGCTCATATCTTACATAACGCAATGCAAACCTGTACGGATATTTTGCCAATCGACATTCAAtccatagttaataaaatatttcaattttttcatatatatacagTTCACGAGGAGCAATTCAAAGAATTTTGTGATTTTGTAAATGTcgagttcaaaaatatttgggCACTGTTAAAACACGATGGTTATCTTTGTTACCAGCTGTTACtagaattttag
- the LOC132951141 gene encoding uncharacterized protein LOC132951141, whose protein sequence is MNVENDIEKCLIARAQMGQPCDKAELKELMIDNNISDSSFVFNCDESGFQTDPSIGQKGIALSRISGGSGSESISVLACCAANGIYLPPFIIFKGKAVQARWTSDKSYPGTLYAVSNNGWMEETLFYNWLNTMFVDYINALRKERNMEQQKVVLLFDGHCSYSSLRIVQLAIQNNIILDRFPSHLTDHLQPLDKCVFGPLKTAWNRLLIQFGKDMIGKGAGRLTKGMFSEMLGKLWSNANNPINIISGFSTTGLFPFDKYKFPVNEFDPVDLEEYLKCKANEDSNDPSVSTIKQPNIIQHKSLDMHAYEVNNNQCFEQ, encoded by the exons ATGAATGTTGAAAACgacattgaaaaatgtttaattgctCGGGCACAAATGGGACAACCTTGCGATAAAGCCGAGTTGAAAGAACTT ATGATTg ataataatatttctgacaGTTCATTTGTCTTCAATTGTGATGAAAGTGGTTTCCAAACAGATCCATCTATTGGACAAAAAGGTATTGCATTAAGTCGTATTTCAGGTGGATCTGGTAGTGAATCAATATCTGTGTTGGCTTGCTGTGCTGCTAATGGAATTTATTTACCaccttttattatattcaaaggaAAAGCAGTACAGGCCAGATGGACATCAGATAAATCTTATCCTGGAACATTATATGCAGTTTCAAATAATGGGTGGATGGAAGAGACACTTTTTTATAACTGGTTAAATACTATGTTTGTAGATTATATCAATGCTCTAAGAAAAGAACGAAATATGGAACAACAGAAGGTTGTGCTACTGTTTGATGGGCATTGTTCATATTCAAGTTTGCGCATAGTTCAACttgcaattcaaaataatataatattagacagATTTCCAAGTCATTTAACCGATCATTTACAACCATTAGATAAATGTGTGTTTGGACCTCTAAAGACTGCATGGAACAGACTTTTAATACAGTTTGGAAAAGATATGATAGGTAAAGGAGCCGGCCGTTTAACTAAAGGTATGTTTTCAGAGATGTTAGGCAAATTGTGGAGTAATGCAAACAACCCTATTAACATTATATCTGGATTTTCTACAACTGGTTTGTTTCCTTTTGACAAATATAAGTTTCCTGTGAATGAATTTGACCCAGTTGATCTTGAAgaatacttaaaatgtaaagCCAATGAAGACAGTAATGATCCTTCAGTTTCAACAATTAAGCaaccaaatattattcaacataaaTCATTAGATATGCATGCATATGAAGTTAATAACAATCAATGCTTTGAACAGTAA